tatatatatatatatatatatatattatatatatatatatatatatatatatatatacacacacacacacacacacacacacacacacacacacacacacacacacatatatatatatatatatatatatatatatatatatatatatatatatatatatgcatatatatatatatatttgtgtgtgtgtatatatatacatatatacatatatatatatatatatatatatatatatatatatatgtatatatatatatatatatatatatatatatatatatatatatatatatatatatatatatatatatacatattatgtgtgtgtgtgtgtgtgtgtgtgtgtgtgtgtgtgtgtgtgtgtgtgtgtgcagatgcgtgtccgtgcgtgtgcgtgtatgtatataagcatgtatgtatatctatgtatatatatcatatatatatatatatatatatatatatatatatatatatatatatatatatatatatatacacatatatatatatatatacatatatatatatatatatatatatatatatatatatatatatatttatatatatatatatatgtatatatatatatatatatatatatatatatatatatatatatatatatatatatatatatataaacacaaactagATCCCAATGATCtgagggcaggtgaggacaggtgacCCTGTATCTGTGACCCCTGTACCTGAGTGTAGAGGTCGATTTCCTGCGTTTTTCGTTCTCCAAaatcgtcatgttctcgacgtcgcttTGTCCAGGGCGCAGCGCactttctaccacgactcctctcctaaagagattcTTCTGTTGAGATTTACTCTCTGCTTCACCCTCGCAACTGTAGGCTTAcgtttcgccaggtgaacactctctgtCGCAATCTGGTCCACACTAACCCTCCCTCTGCCAAGAAGATAGGCGCCTAAGCTGTTTCTCGAGCCCCCTGTGATAAGCAAGACTGATCGAATCTTCCTTATTAATTAAGCTTCtgcctaatttcaatttgaacagcggcttttttcTGCCGTCAATCTTCGCTTCCCACATCCCTTATGCCGACCACCCTTTGCATATAGCGACTGATCCTTCGAATTGACCTGATCTCCTttcgcttccgttcacctgtcctcatCTGCCCCGTACTCCCATTATTCTAcctcctctacccttcctcttcAGACATGAAGGTGAAATCGAGTaggattttgaaactgttgtctccctttcaataaatctaatttgcgCATTAAAAGTTCCTCtactacatgtgtgtatataatatgtgtatatatatatatatatatatatatatatatatatatatatatatatatatatatatatatataatatatatagatagagatgtatatatatatgtatatatatatatatatatatattcatttttttttttttttttttttttacaaccattttattccactgcaggaaatcggcccctctcatttcattatttgagaggttatttggcagtctcacccttgcctgaccactggaccatcgcggcagtcatctatatcatcatcaataacggtatgctcatgtttgagcagccgtggacctctccaccatccttcgccactcaactcgatcttacgcttttctttccacttgtaccatcgacagcccgcaaatatctttgatgttgtcgctcagtcttgtcttcggtttgcctcttcctctgtttcctatcaccatccctgtcagcaagtctttctcaatacttttacttctcatcacatgaccaataaactttaatttcctcctgttcaagatgtccaacagccggtctttacaatttatttttctcagcacttcatcattcatcttcttttctgtccagctaatacgcagtactcatctgtaacaccacatttcaaaactgttgatctttttcttgtctatctacttcagcacccaacactcagaaccatatgatgcaattgggaaaactaatgagttcaataacctcagctttgtccataaggtaatgcttcctgattgcccactgaataacgcgccccttgataacccacgcgacgggcgatgtggtatgaattatcatttctgtatttaatcattggtgtagaggtttgtcaggagaaaaggtaagttgagtggaatcccctaggctccttctcaactcgcagtctccaactaactaggaggaactatctctgccgctttaaatcAGTTAagctgtaatacgccagacatattatttggtgaaaccagtaatcagtagaactgaaggtgttttcaccagatatccactgccctgctgccgacagtttcaccgcaaccttggtatagggagctaatagggtgttatccttgttcaagggaaccccagggtgcagtttattgtcttacccaggacatagttatatatatatatatatatatatatatatatatatatatatatgacatatatatatatatatatatatatatatatatatatatatatatatatatatatatatatacacacacgcacgcacacacacacacacacacacacacacacacacacacacacacacacacacacacacacacacacacgcacacacacacatacacgcacacacacacacacacacacacacacacacacacacacacacacacacacacatttaactgccgcgatggtccaatggatagagcactggactccgactctcctggtcccgagttcaattcaacaccgcggcagttgtaaaaaatgcctgcactccaacagttagcttaatttcacggtgagaaaacgacatatcgccttgagaaaccaCAACGCTGTCGTGGCATAggagttaaacgccgaaccgcggttgattaggaagggcatccaatcaggcaagggtgagaccgccaaataacctctcaaataatgaattgagaaaggccgatttcctgcagttcAATaactggctgttgaaaaaaaatgtatatagtttttttcaacagccatttattccactgcaggaaatcggcctctctcaattcattatttcgagagagagagagaaaaaaaaaagtatatacacaggtatataggcatgtatatatatatatatatatatatatatatatatatatatatatatatatatatgtatacaagtagatgaatatatatgtatacatgtagataaaaaaaaaaaaaaaaaaaaaaaaaaaaaaaaaaaaaaaaaaaaaaaaaaataatatatatatatatatatatatatatatatatatatatatatatatacatatatataggcatgtaggtatatatatatatatatatatatatataggcatgtaggtatatatttatatatatatatatatatatatatatattaaccctccctgaccaggactcgaacctaggtcactccgggtatgaaaccggaggccagtgctaaaccaaccgtgccacacgacctactaaaaggagtgtgcaactaggatcttactagctccatagacattacctatctactcatacttgagtaatgacagcgaagttttacgctcactccccgtgggcactcggtggcaaTTGATTTAGCAACTCAAAtccctaagtcagatgtactttggtatatttatgaaagatggaataatgcaatgccagattgatatcgataaataacaaccctccctgaccaggactcgattTGCCTCATTGTTTATGTAATCGTGCACACGCACATTGCccgcgcgcggatttgcataatctgagtaaatcaaacctagataggTAGTGGGTGACTCTACCGTAGCTATGATGGTGGGGtgaaaaccaccaacaatgattacttaactaactactcccctggggaagcgTTGTTGGTCAACGACCCCAGTATAAAAATCCAGTCAACTGCTTGATGacaacatggcaccaagtagttcgtcaaacagcGTATCGGTGATGGTACAAATatgatggtacacacacacacacacacacacacacatgcacacacacacacacacacacacacacacacacacacacacacacacacacacacacacacacacacacacacacacacacacacacatatatatatatatatatatatatatatatatatatatatatgtatgtgtgtgtgtatatatgtgtgtgtgtgtgtgtgtgtgtgtgtgtgtgtatacatgcataaatatgtatacatatgtgaacacacacacacacagacatacacacacacacacacactcacacacacacacacacacacaccccacacacacacacacacacacacacacacacacacatatatatatatatatatatatatatatatatatatatatatatatatatatatgatatacatgcatatataagtatacatatgtgaacacacacacacatacagacatacacacacacacacacataaaacacacacacacacacacacagacatatatatatatatatacatatatataatatatatatatatatataatatacatatatataatatataaatatatatattatatatatatatataatatatatatatatattatatatatatatatatatatatgtgtgtgtgtgtgtgtgtgtgtgtgtgtgtgtgtgtgtgtgtgtgtgtgtgtgcgtgtgcgtgtgcgtgtgcgcttgtgtgtgtgtgtgtgccgcgtgtgtgtgagtgcgcgcgtgtgtgtgtgtgtgtgtgtgtgtgcgcgtgcgtgcgtgtgagtgtgtgtgtgtgtgcgtgtgtatgtatgtatgtatgtatgttatacatatacatgcatgcacacacacacacacacacacacacacacacacacacacacatatatatatatatatatatatatatatatatatatatatatatatatatatatatatatatatatatttagctgcGTAAGCGCTTTCCtgcatgtctgtgcgtgtgcatttgtatctctgtttttgttgtttacctttttcgtattttttggaTGTTATGAAATTTATAGTCCATTTTTGTGTAACCTTTATTATAAAAAGCAATTATCACAGTACACAATTACCTTATCGTCATAATGATTACGGACACAAGCTCTCCCTACCATagcattaatatatagattttagtcAGTATAGAATTTAGACATAACGAACAATCAAAAATAagttaaatatgattataaataacagACAGATGAAGCAGACACACGGAAGGCAAAATTCATCTAATATCTGAGCGCTCCATGTCACTTTTGTACTATGTTGATGTTgcagagcaggagagagggaatTGTTCTTGGGACGCAGATTCGCTGGGGGTCCTGTGCCTGACCTCCGGGATTTCCAggagagataacagagagagcGACGGCTTAGTGAGGAAAGGAGTTCTATAACGATTGTGATGCGCTGCCGACGGAAAAGGTGGAGGCTGTGAGCAGTATTTGCTCTGTGTTATATGAGTGTGCAGTAAGCAAAATTGCTTTCATGGATGCATTGTCCGCATATATGgtcttcattatcctttttactgGCATACGCCTGCGTAAgtcagatatggatatatatatatatatatatatatatatatatatatatttatatatatattcatattcatatatatacattcatttctatatatgtgtgtgtacatatgtcacacacacacacacacacacacatatacatacataaatacatacataaatacatacatgcatgcatacatacatgcatacatacatacatacatacatacatacatacatacatgcatactacatatatacatacttgcatacatacatatatcacacacacacacacacacacacacacacacacacacacacacaaacaaacacacacacatgcacgcacatatttacacacacacacacacacacacacacacacacacacacgcatacacgcacatcacacacacacacacacacacacacacacacacacacacacacacacacacacacaatatatatatatatatatatatatatatatatatatatatatatatatatatatatattcagagagagagagagatgcagacataCAAACGCAAGCGTAATACGTAAAATTAAACAATGGATCCCTCAGCTTGTATATAGAAGCTATTTTTCCCTGTGACATTTATTGTCAGAtaaattacacacccacacacaatatatgttgtAATACTTCATTCAAAGCATGGAATCAGACCGCTGCTGCTTCTGAAAAAAAGCGGACACATGATAATGTAACCTGTGACCAACGAGGAGATGACTTGACCATACACTTCAGTGACAATTAATTACATTTATGAAGGCAGACTGcgattatagacattataaagaTGCAGGTAACGTGAATGCTCAAGCTCCGTCGGATTTTTAGTGCGACGAATGAAGTTGACGTCAGTCTCCTCGGAAACCCGTCCTCCGGTGCATCCCCTCTCGCATGCGTTGAACCAGGTGTTCAAGTACGGCATCGCCACTAGCATTAGTGCACCCGAACAGCCATAATCCCACAAAATACACAGTCCTTCCCACATGGTCGACATTCACAGTCTCTAAGGCTCTTCTCTTCACAACCAGTAAGTAAGCATTAGTGACAGCCACATTGCAGAGCGACCATCTTGTCATATTGCTTGAGAACCACGTTCTCCTCCGCGtcgtagaagagaagagagagattggcgTAGGCGGACGGGACACAGCAGGGTTCGGCGACGCTCGGAAAGGTGCCGGCGCGATGCATGATGCTCTGCACAGTGGCGTGGTTCGTCGGGTTCAAGTTCTGCCCTAACGGGAACCGACACTTCCCTATGCACTGGAATGCATTGTAGCCCTCCGGCGCCACGATCCACGACGACCAGCCGATGCTCTCGAAGTCCACGTGCATGTCCTGTCGCTGGCAAGGAAGGGCAAGGGTGTCGGCGGGCGAAGGGGCGCCAACGGCCTCTGTGGAGCGTCGGGCTCGAGGCGAAACTTCCTCTTCGGCTGCCTCTTCTGGACTGCTGATTTCTGTTGGTGTGCAACCAGAATGTATTTTCACTAAAACGTGCCTTGGATGCAATTTGAATTAAATCATGAATGTCTCGGATTATACAACTTAGATActgataaaaactaataataattaatcatcacCACCGAAATAGCACAAGTGAGAATTGGACAGCTTTTAAAGTCTATAACTCTATATTATAGACGTATGTTGTTGGACTATTTGCGCCTCCTATCCAAAGGAACACCACATTCATTCGAGCTTATACTAAAGATCATTCTGTGGTAAATAGGCATTCAGTAAATActtacacacgtgcatatatacatatgcataaacacacacacacacacacacacatatatatgtatgtatatatatatatatatatatatatatatatatatatatacatatattatatatatatatatatatatatatatatatatatatatattcatacacacacacaacacacacacatatttatacacacacacacacacaacccccccccacacacacatatttatatacacacacacagacacacacaaacacccacccacccactcaccaacacacacaaatatatgtatatatatatgcatatatatgtgtgtgtgtgtgtgtgtgtgtgtgtgtttgtgtatgtatatgtatgcatacacacacacacgcacacacacacaaacacacacacacacacacacacacacacatacacacacatacacacacatacacacacacacacagagagagagagagagagagagagagagagagagagagagagagagagagagagagagagagagagagagagagagagagagagagagaaacacacacacacacacacacacacatatacatatatgcatatgtacatacacatgtatatgcatacacacacacacacacacacacacacacacacacacacacacacacacacacatatatacatatatgcatatatacatacacatgtatatgcatatatatatatatatgtgtatatatacatctataatatacacacatatatgtatatatatatataatatacatatatatatatatatatatatatatacccacacccacacacaaacatatatatgtatatatatatatatatatatatatatatatatataatatatatatatatatatatggggccgcggtggccgaatggttagagcgtcggactcaagactgtcacgacggcaatctgagttcgagggttcgagtcaccgaccgccgcgttgtttcccttaggcaaggaacttcacctcgattgcctacctagccactgggggaccaagtcagcccaagtcagtgccaggtaaatagagatggtgactcggtaaaaacaccgggcggaaggcaatggcaaaaccaccgctctaaattgccaagaaaaatcatggaagcacatgatcgtcaaggctgcggtggtcgaatggttagagcgtcggactcaaaactgtcacgacggcaatctgagttcgagggttcgagtcaccgaccgccgcgttgtttcccttgggcaaggaacttcacctcgattgcctgcctagccactgggtggccaagccagcccaagtcagtgctagtcccaagcccggataaaatagagagaatgattaccgaaaaaggtaacaccggcactctccgtggaaaggaactggggaccctaccacgtactcactccaagagcatcacaacgtgaaagctgcgattgagtgtcatgctgtgaccacggcggctcagacatgaacctaccgttaaatgatgatgatatatatatatatatatatatatatatatatatatatatatatatatgaatatgtatgtatgtatatatatatatatatatatatatatatatatatatatatatatatatacatacatacacacacacacacacacacgcatgtaggTTTAACAAACTACTtgcaccatgttgacatcatagAGTTGACTGGGTCTTCATACTAGGGTGGCTGACTCGtggtccttccccaggggagtagttggttaggtaatcattgtggTCGTTTTCAACCCACCATTATATCAACGATAGACTTACCTACTATCGCAtgtaggtttgacttacccaaaaTATGATCATGCGCGCGCAGGCGATGgacgtgtgcatgaatgcacgcatacacacacacacacacagacacacacacacacacacacacacacacacacacacacacacacacacacacacacacacacacacacacacacacacacacacacacagacacacacacacacacacacacacacacacacacacacacacacacacacacacacacacacatatgcatgcacgtaATGTGTGTGCAGATTTGAACGTATTTGTATATACTGAGTAAGTCAAAACTAGATACGTGGtgggtctatcgtagatatgatggtgggttgaaaaccaccaacaataattaactaaccaactactcccctgggaaaggatcatgggtcagccaccccagtgtagagacccagtcaactacataatgtcacacacacaagcatgctcgctcacacacaggcacacaaacacacacacacacacagaaacacacacacacattttgtatgtttgtagatatatataatgctaattaTTTGTTTCACCAATTTCTTTAGTTCAAATATTTAACATCTTTCACACATATGAATACGAATGCGTTATAACATTAGAGTGTGACCCGAGCTCACTGTACGTCTTACCCAGTTCGGCTGCATCCCGGGTGTCATTCGTACTGGCCTGCCTGTTAAAGAGGACGAGCAACGGCTGCCTGGAGCCTCTGGCGCCATGGTGGAGACCTAGGGGCAGCATTTGGCCCTCGGAAGTCATGGCGCGCACCTCGAAAGCCACGAGGCGCGGGTGGCCGTGGCCCTCCTGCAAGTCGCCCGCGACGGAGCCCAGTTTGAACACTCGCCAGCCGGCGCTGTGGGCCGCCACGTGCTGACTGCCCAGCACTCGCCGCTGGTCTGCCTTCGtggtctccacctccacctgggGAGAAAAGAGGCACTTGTAAATTTACGCAACGATAATTTTGAAGACGAAAACTACACGCTTTCAACAGTTATTATACGTGGAAGAGCGACTGCAGCAAAAACTAAATTTCATTTCAAGAAATTACTTCATCAACACTTCGATGAAAGCTTGTCTGTGGAGCCTAACTTACCAAGTAGGTGTTGTCATCCAAAAGGCGCCGCTGAGCCTTGGGAAGACGCGAGTGGTAGAAGTGGAACTCGGCCTCGagcacttcctctccctcctccaggcCAGCCAGGGAGAACAGGAAGGTGGAGGCGCCACTCCCTTCTGCGCGACGCCCAGAGAAACGAAAAGTGAAAGTTTTACTTTGGGAGTTGCAGCTCGGTGACAACCTTCACAATACTATCAACATCAAAATAAGTCGTGACTACAGTAGCATTTAAGTAaacgtgcgtacacacacacacacacacacacacacacacacacacacacacacacacacacacacacacacacac
The Penaeus monodon isolate SGIC_2016 chromosome 18, NSTDA_Pmon_1, whole genome shotgun sequence genome window above contains:
- the LOC119584873 gene encoding bone morphogenetic protein 7-like, which encodes MGLNMFFVELVLLTAGLAHAATFPPPLELPRPPPPSRPVQDQRHAPEHLLKAFGLSQPGVRGWHAEPPQYMLDLYHRLADASGLTRGPGPYGATIIRAFAEREGSGASTFLFSLAGLEEGEEVLEAEFHFYHSRLPKAQRRLLDDNTYLVEVETTKADQRRVLGSQHVAAHSAGWRVFKLGSVAGDLQEGHGHPRLVAFEVRAMTSEGQMLPLGLHHGARGSRQPLLVLFNRQASTNDTRDAAELEISSPEEAAEEEVSPRARRSTEAVGAPSPADTLALPCQRQDMHVDFESIGWSSWIVAPEGYNAFQCIGKCRFPLGQNLNPTNHATVQSIMHRAGTFPSVAEPCCVPSAYANLSLLFYDAEENVVLKQYDKMVALQCGCH